In Salinigranum marinum, one DNA window encodes the following:
- a CDS encoding type II toxin-antitoxin system VapC family toxin, translating to MNKPGATPIFVDTGAFYARADEDDKHHQTATRVFDNIRSGDVAYRPIFTSQSVLSELATLTLYKLGHRDAVRALNAIRNSESINVVPIGRATFETAAERFEDYDDQEISFVDHTTSILADERHIEHIFAFDGDFRTLGFTLVPEDVGLSDV from the coding sequence ATGAACAAGCCAGGTGCAACACCGATATTCGTTGATACGGGAGCATTCTACGCTCGTGCCGATGAAGATGACAAGCATCATCAGACCGCTACCCGGGTTTTTGATAACATCCGCTCAGGTGATGTCGCCTACCGCCCGATATTCACCTCACAATCCGTTCTCTCAGAACTTGCAACTCTCACTTTATACAAACTCGGACACAGAGACGCTGTTCGGGCTCTGAACGCCATTCGAAACTCGGAGAGCATCAACGTCGTTCCCATTGGTAGAGCTACCTTCGAGACTGCGGCTGAACGATTCGAAGACTACGATGACCAGGAGATCTCCTTTGTGGATCATACGACCAGTATTCTCGCCGACGAGCGGCATATTGAGCATATCTTCGCTTTCGACGGTGATTTTCGAACGCTTGGATTCACGCTTGTTCCGGAAGATGTCGGTCTCTCCGATGTATGA
- a CDS encoding PGF-pre-PGF domain-containing protein, which translates to MRDRSPLRLIAVFVSVLVVTGAIPAAAVGAYTDTDNPVEPREAVSAGFQDVSSNIEVWDRAALPLRIDSDNGDTVVGNVDQQVSIEQLNIDRARLDTGDIAVYDDQATLDLEFESKTFASTGQFANQDAQLIAAHIDGSSGQTDALDSNSPATANQLLSLLTAEGAEFDLVENYGTLDGNGELTGSYDLGDEDQGPGFYVFFLVQDYDQEAGTWGVTDSGFEESNGDLSVSGDARVLGLDTAMVHEESSSATPEQQSYAAGSDVTFDVDGDEGDATTHAIVVYDEEEFEGRDVITEIDGNLNGDLSADQVTVRREIESVRGVASVQSSLDTPGVGALGDSRVSGVFSGAQLVEFVADQANAEDPLDETTDDSMTLDASVTVAPNTNGEGVRVGTLSEWEPGEYTYVHIASGGDSGIETTSGTVTITEAEEENPGLSKMLEGERGTKFQMPSGGSVTELGLEFGSEVSGMVTVSERESAPEDSLNAQEGVEDPVYLDITAPNGEGETIITATFQKSSLDGLDPNDFSLWNYRDGQWVQLETTLLSETETTVTYRAVTTSFSPFALGESVDGSDGSSPSESVTADGDSSDSDIEALLRTSLDGVSSGDFTVGEGSDVLESLSMEFDGESSGDLVIREFDRPAGYTDYEGENDQILTVVDLEPPTDVRYDSGSVTFELKQSALDSLGVSADGLQIQAYDTSSGSWDTLETEVVASDDETATLRADVSDFGTYVISRAPAQQQTTATPTETATPDDTATETATEAPAAEEETATAEPEMETETDVPQASGSDESSTETTSTEFPGLGITVTIVAFVMTLLALGRRRLE; encoded by the coding sequence ATGCGAGACAGGTCACCCCTTCGACTAATCGCCGTGTTCGTCTCTGTCCTGGTCGTGACCGGGGCGATACCGGCCGCGGCCGTAGGAGCGTACACTGACACTGACAACCCGGTCGAGCCGCGCGAAGCGGTCTCGGCTGGCTTCCAGGACGTTTCGAGCAACATCGAGGTGTGGGACCGCGCGGCGCTCCCACTCCGTATCGACTCCGACAACGGTGACACCGTCGTCGGAAACGTCGACCAACAGGTGAGTATCGAGCAGCTGAACATCGACCGGGCGCGGCTCGATACGGGCGACATCGCCGTGTACGACGATCAGGCGACGCTCGATCTGGAGTTCGAGAGCAAGACCTTCGCGTCGACCGGCCAGTTCGCCAATCAGGACGCCCAGCTGATCGCGGCGCACATCGACGGCAGCAGCGGTCAGACGGACGCGCTGGACTCGAACTCGCCGGCCACGGCGAACCAGCTGCTCTCGCTGCTGACCGCCGAGGGCGCGGAGTTCGATCTGGTCGAGAACTACGGAACCCTCGACGGCAACGGCGAGCTGACCGGCTCGTACGACCTCGGTGACGAGGACCAAGGCCCCGGCTTCTACGTGTTCTTCCTCGTGCAGGACTACGACCAGGAGGCCGGAACCTGGGGCGTCACTGACAGTGGCTTCGAGGAGAGCAACGGCGACCTCAGCGTCTCCGGTGACGCGCGCGTGCTCGGCCTCGACACGGCGATGGTCCACGAGGAGTCCTCCAGCGCCACGCCCGAGCAGCAATCGTACGCCGCGGGCTCGGACGTCACCTTCGACGTCGACGGCGACGAGGGAGACGCCACGACGCACGCGATCGTCGTCTACGACGAAGAGGAGTTCGAGGGACGCGACGTCATCACGGAGATCGACGGAAACCTCAACGGTGATCTGAGCGCGGACCAGGTGACGGTCAGGCGCGAGATCGAATCCGTCAGAGGTGTCGCGTCGGTCCAGAGCTCGCTCGACACTCCCGGCGTCGGGGCGCTCGGTGATTCCCGCGTCTCGGGGGTGTTCAGCGGCGCACAACTCGTCGAGTTCGTCGCCGACCAAGCGAACGCCGAGGATCCCCTCGACGAGACGACGGACGACTCCATGACGCTCGACGCGTCAGTTACGGTGGCCCCGAACACCAACGGCGAAGGGGTCCGGGTCGGAACGCTCTCCGAGTGGGAGCCCGGTGAGTACACTTACGTCCACATCGCCTCGGGCGGAGACTCCGGGATCGAGACCACGTCGGGAACGGTGACCATCACCGAGGCCGAGGAAGAAAACCCAGGTCTCAGCAAGATGCTCGAAGGTGAGCGTGGGACCAAGTTCCAGATGCCGTCCGGCGGCAGTGTGACCGAACTCGGTCTGGAGTTCGGCAGTGAAGTCAGCGGGATGGTCACGGTCTCCGAGCGCGAGAGCGCACCGGAGGACTCGCTGAACGCGCAGGAAGGCGTCGAGGACCCGGTCTACCTCGACATCACCGCGCCGAACGGCGAAGGTGAGACGATCATCACCGCGACGTTCCAGAAGTCCAGCCTCGACGGTCTCGATCCCAACGACTTCTCGCTGTGGAACTACAGGGACGGCCAGTGGGTCCAGCTCGAGACGACCCTCCTTTCGGAGACCGAGACGACCGTGACGTACAGAGCGGTCACGACCAGTTTCTCACCCTTCGCGCTCGGTGAGTCGGTGGACGGCTCCGATGGATCGTCGCCGAGCGAGTCGGTGACGGCCGACGGCGACAGCAGTGACAGCGACATCGAAGCGCTGCTCCGGACGTCGCTCGACGGCGTCTCCTCGGGCGACTTCACGGTCGGTGAGGGGAGCGACGTCCTCGAGAGCCTCTCGATGGAGTTCGACGGTGAGTCCAGCGGCGATCTCGTCATCCGCGAGTTCGACCGCCCCGCGGGCTACACCGACTACGAGGGCGAGAACGACCAGATCCTGACGGTGGTCGACCTCGAACCGCCGACGGACGTCCGCTACGATTCGGGCAGCGTCACGTTCGAGCTGAAGCAGTCCGCGCTCGACTCGCTCGGCGTCTCCGCTGACGGGCTGCAGATCCAGGCGTACGACACCTCGTCGGGCTCGTGGGACACCCTCGAGACCGAAGTCGTCGCGAGCGACGACGAGACCGCGACGCTCCGTGCCGACGTGTCGGACTTCGGCACCTACGTGATCTCGCGCGCACCGGCTCAACAGCAGACGACGGCGACGCCGACCGAGACGGCGACGCCCGACGACACGGCCACCGAGACGGCGACCGAAGCGCCCGCAGCCGAAGAGGAGACGGCGACGGCCGAACCCGAGATGGAGACGGAGACGGACGTCCCGCAGGCCAGCGGGAGTGACGAGAGCTCGACGGAGACCACGTCGACGGAGTTCCCCGGTCTCGGAATCACCGTGACGATCGTGGCGTTCGTGATGACGCTGCTCGCGCTGGGCCGGCGTCGGCTCGAGTAG
- a CDS encoding DeoR family transcriptional regulator, giving the protein MSRERGDTGRYTETVTLDDVLGVFEAVEGPVVTSGDVAETFDCSRETARRKLRTLEEQGHVASRKTAGRVVWWIVHEQDPARGVDPDDPFWEFEPGASGESDVSERVDEVLYGEESA; this is encoded by the coding sequence ATGTCTCGTGAACGCGGCGACACTGGACGATATACGGAGACCGTCACGCTCGACGACGTTCTCGGTGTCTTTGAGGCTGTAGAGGGTCCGGTAGTCACGTCTGGTGACGTTGCTGAGACTTTCGATTGTTCCCGGGAAACGGCACGCCGGAAGCTTCGCACCTTGGAGGAACAGGGTCACGTTGCCAGTCGAAAAACAGCAGGAAGGGTTGTGTGGTGGATCGTGCACGAACAGGACCCCGCACGAGGAGTCGACCCGGATGATCCATTTTGGGAGTTTGAACCCGGCGCATCTGGCGAATCTGACGTATCTGAGAGAGTCGATGAGGTTCTGTACGGCGAAGAATCTGCATGA